In Drosophila innubila isolate TH190305 chromosome 2R unlocalized genomic scaffold, UK_Dinn_1.0 1_C_2R, whole genome shotgun sequence, the following are encoded in one genomic region:
- the LOC117784370 gene encoding uncharacterized protein LOC117784370: MSQQTKKNLSESSIEEAYNRHTPIAAKVQAEYDKALKDVFTDMSSECLEPFAAILLEHENTVMNKNTVTESMRSKMSELLARINESFFVQNDVGKKLITLEVLKERFEPYKGTSWNVHKMSPEERTRPVRMLLMDASIRYMQKQLISQEKSLQAAMAKSKENRERIQSIQNERVKLYALMQQQSNDYIEMTPKLLEIQKKLIERNF; the protein is encoded by the exons aTGTCGCAACAaactaaaaagaatttatCCGAGTCGAGTATTGAGGAAGCCTACAATAGGCACACACCTATAGCAGCTAAAGTGCAAGCGGAGTATGATAAAGCCCTTAAGGATGTGTTTACAGATATGAG TTCTGAATGCTTGGAACCATTTGCAGCAATTCTATTGGAGCATGAGAACACTGTTATGAACAAGAATACTGTAACAGAAAGTATGCGCTCTAAAATGAGCGAGTTGCTGGCCCGAATAAACGAGagtttttttgttcaaaacgATGTGGGAAAAAAGCTGATTACTCTCGAGGTGCTTAAAGAAAGATTCGAGCCATATAAAGGTACCAGCTG GAACGTTCACAAAATGTCACCAGAAGAACGCACTAGACCGGTGCGCATGCTTCTTATGGATGCCAGCATTCGCTATATGCAAAAGCAATTAATCTCACAGGAAAAGTCTTTACAG GCTGCCATGGCGAAGAGCAAAGAAAACCGAGAGCGCATACAAAGTATTCAGAATGAACGGGTTAAACTTTACGCACTGATGCAACAGCAGTCCAACGACTATATAGAAATGACTCCAAAACTTTTGGAGATTCAGAAAAAACTGATCGaaagaaacttttaa
- the LOC117784369 gene encoding RING-type E3 ubiquitin-protein ligase PPIL2 has translation MGKRQHQKDKMYLTYTEWSEFYGGKKVESLENEHIKFKRLPFANCCITMAPFEMPYSDLNGNVFEYEAILTFLKKFKVNPITGQKMDSKSLIKLHFHKNANDEYHCPALFKPFSKNSHIVAVGTTGNVYCWEAIEQLNIKTKNWKDLIDDTPFLRKDIITIQDPQHLEKYDISKFYYIRKNMRVLTEEEQLERKDPLNRIKTMNLETKETLAQLQKDYQPAEEIPSGSKRTADKFNAAHYSTGAVSASFTSTAMMPVSQIEAAIIDDDIVKYERVNKKGYVRLNTNFGPLNLELYCEQTPRACDNFIKHCADGYYNGVLFHRSIRNFIIQGGDPTGTGAGGKSIWGKSFEDEFKPNLSHTGRGVLSMANAGPNTNGSQFFITYRSCKQLDGKHTIFGKLVGGLETLQKMEHIEVDNKDRPIEDIIIENTQVYVNPFEEAAEQLAKERADEAASKQVAATKLEQQKRLNEPLKVYREGVGKYLKPSASKKPEAQSTANPAKKKKNSNGFGDFSSW, from the exons ATGGGTAAACGACAGCATCAAAAAGATAAAAT GTACTTAACGTACACCGAATGGAGCGAGTTCTACGGTGGCAAGAAAGTGGAATCCTTGGAGAATGagcacataaaatttaaacgttTGCCATTTGCAAATTGCTGCATAACTATGGCTCCATTTGAGATGCCCTATAGTGATCTCAACGGTAACGTCTTTGAGTATGAGGCGATACTGACCTTTCTGAAAAAGTTCAAAGTGAATCCCATTACTGGGCAGAAAATGGACTCAAAATCCTTGATAAAGCTGCACTTCCACAAGAATGCCAATGACGAATACCATTGCCCAGCACTGTTCAAGCCATTCAGCAAAAACTCGCATATTGTAGCTGTCGGCACCACGGGCAACGTTTACTGTTGGGAGGCCATCGAGCAGCTGAACATCAAGACTAAGAACTGGAAGGATTTAATTGATGACACACCATTTCTTCGGAAGGACATCATTACCATACAAGATCCACAACATTTGGAAAAGTACGATATATCCAAGTTCTATTATATACGTAAAAACATGCGCGTTTTAACCGAGGAAGAGCAACTGGAACGAAAAGATCCCTTAAATCGCATCAAGACAATGAATCTGGAAACGAAAGAGACCCTGGCACAACTTCAGAAAGACTATCAACCAGCCGAGGAGATACCATCCGGCTCTAAGCGGACAGCCGACAAATTTAATGCAGCTCATTACTCTACGGGTGCAGTGTCTGCCAGCTTCACATCGACTGCCATGATGCCCGTATCTCAGATCGAGGCAGCCATTATAGACGACGATATTGTCAAGTACGAGCGGGTCAATAAGAAAGGCTACGTGCGCCTGAACACAAACTTCGGACCACTCAACCTGGAACTCTATTGCGAGCAGACACCGCGCGCCTGCGATAATTTTATCAAACACTGCGCAGATGGTTATTACAATGGCGTATTGTTTCACCGCTCCATAAGGAACTTTATT ATACAAGGAGGTGATCCTACAGGCACCGGTGCCGGCGGTAAATCGATTTGGGGCAAGTCGTTTGAAGATGAATTTAAGCCAAATCTGTCGCACACTGGACGTGGCGTACTCTCCATGGCCAATGCGGGACCAAATACTAATGGCTCACAATT TTTCATTACCTATCGATCGTGCAAGCAACTTGACGGTAAGCACACGATCTTTGGTAAATTAGTTGGAGGTCTTGAGACGCTCCAGAAGATGGAACACATTGAAGTGGACAATAAAGACAGGCCAATTGAGGACATTATAATAGAGAATACTCAGGTGTATGTTAATCCATTCGAAGAAGCTGCCGAACAGTTGGCCAAAGAGCGCGCTGATGAAGCCGCCAGTAAACAAGTGGCTGCCACAAAACTGGAGCAACAAAAGCGTTTAAACGAGCCCCTTAAAGTGTATCGTGAGGGCGTCGGTAAATACCTGAAACCGAGTGCGTCTAAAAAACCCGAGGCCCAATCAACAGCAAATCCCgccaaaaagaagaaaaattcaaatggtTTTGGCGATTTCTCTAGCTGGTAG
- the LOC117784371 gene encoding probable peptide chain release factor C12orf65 homolog, mitochondrial, translating to MLTLRSLASSLSSNLCRLASTVHLDYSRYPTLQESDIEETLMRGSGPGGQAVNKTNNCVFLRHLPTGITVKCHLHRLASKNRIEARKILLDKLDVHLNGEQSIAAQTKLLDQKKSTERKRRQNKLQEMKKSWQSREQLDGDQENNK from the coding sequence ATGCTAACACTGCGATCTTTGGCTAGTTCGCTCTCCAGCAATCTCTGCCGGTTGGCGTCCACTGTTCACTTGGACTACTCACGTTATCCAACGCTCCAGGAATCTGACATCGAGGAAACATTAATGCGTGGCAGCGGCCCGGGCGGACAAGCTGttaacaaaaccaacaactgTGTGTTCCTGCGTCATCTGCCTACGGGAATAACAGTCAAGTGTCATCTGCATCGATTGGCTTCCAAAAATCGTATTGAAGCACGTAAAATACTTCTGGATAAGCTTGATGTTCACTTAAATGGAGAGCAGTCGATCGCAGCCCAGACGAAACTGCTCGATCAGAAAAAGTCCACAGAGCGAAAACGGCGGCAGAATAAATTGCAGGAGATGAAGAAGAGCTGGCAAAGTCGAGAACAATTAGATGGAgatcaagaaaataataaatga
- the LOC117784373 gene encoding MIEF1 upstream open reading frame protein codes for MLQPSRQQVLRLYKHLIKYGNHLTLTDKNYFLGRVRHEFRENRELTNPLEIEFNFKRGETLLKKGRIL; via the exons ATGTTGCAACCATCCCGGCAGCAGGTTCTCCGCCTTTATAAGCATCTAATAAAATACGGCAATCATTTGACGCTCACGGATAAGAATTACTTTCTAGGCCGTGTACGACACGAGTTTCGTGAGAATCGTGAGCTGACAAATCCCCTTGAGATTGAGTTCAATTTCAAG CGCGGTGAGACGTTGCTTAAGAAGGGACGCATACTCTAG
- the LOC117784773 gene encoding uncharacterized protein LOC117784773 — protein MSLNVDDEIQWLTETILPEILKNGRLVDNYSESELNTFKVGSIAINIIGVEEAFMLTQCYRATINFEYAGEQQMRKFVVKKTPKIPKEAYDETQFGDLFYNEISFYTEILPILQKLSNGNFAAPKYYYSENKPMSAILILGDFGEDGWSVTKKRFGLSLEHARIAVKFLGRFHGFGYALKINQRERFDQLTSQFRDSRYAAESIGADWDLSMKTAIKRAGLATRTYQPEVDKDFIKKFQQLTCSYLGFGRQRVAPKEPLAILCHGDFLRNNVAYKYDTDSSGNPLEIMMFDYQTMRLSSPMIDLTVFLAVSVLADVRYKNFDSLFDDYCNALFASFKENSQQPLPEFLNRENLLKEYVLYLPFSLSISASFLMFLVDPPAITLEDMLNSVIPEEEIIQRNMTQGGEIVDREIAHQMLEMFELSRLHNVQIDEGIDNSDWVDSAIF, from the exons ATGTCGCTGAACGTGGATGATGAAATTCAATGGTTGACCGAAACTATCTTGCCAGAGATTCTAAAAAATGGACGTTTAGTGGATAACTACAGCGAATCAGAgctaaatacatttaaagtGGGGAGCAttgcaattaatataattgGCGTTGAGGAGGCTTTCATGTTGACTCAATGCTACAGAGCGACAATCAATTTTGAATACGCTGGCGAGCAACAAATGAGGAAATTCGTTGTAAAg AAAACGCCTAAGATACCAAAAGAAGCTTACGATGAGACCCAGTTTGGTGATCTCTTCTACAATGAAATCAGTTTCTACACTGAAATTTTACCAATACTCCAAAAACTCAGCAATGGCAACTTTGCTGCTCCCAAGTATTACTATAGTGAGAATAAACCCATGTCTGCCATTCTCATTCTGGGAGATTTCGGTGAAGACGGTTGGAGTGTGACTAAGAAGAGATTTGGATTGAGTCTAGAGCATGCGCGCATAGCTG TCAAGTTCTTGGGCAGATTTCATGGTTTTGGATATGCTTTGAAAATCAATCAGAGGGAACGTTTTGACCAGCTAACCAGTCAGTTTAGAGACTCGCGTTATGCCGCCGAGTCTATTGGTGCAGATTGGGATTTATCAATGAAAACTGCTATCAAGCGAGCTGGCTTAGCAACAAGAACTTATCAGCCGGAAGTGGACAAGGATTTCATCAAGAAATTCCAGCAACTGACCTGCAGTTATTTGGGCTTTGGTCGTCAGCGAGTGGCGCCCAAGGAACCTTTGGCAATTCTGTGTCATGGAGATTTTCTAAGGAATAATGTTGCATATAAGTACGATACGGATAGCAGTGGGAATCCCCTGGAGATCATGATGTTTGACTATCAGACCATGCGGTTATCTTCGCCCATGATCGATCTAACCGTTTTCCTCGCCGTTTCCGTTCTTGCCGATGTGCGTTATAAGAATTTCGACAGTCTATTCGATGATTACTGCAATGCGCTCTTCGCGAGCTTCAAGGAAAACTCCCAGCAGCCGCTTCCGGAGTTCTTAAA CCGGGAGAATTTGTTGAAGGAGTATGTCCTGTATTTACCCTTCTCGCTGAGCATTTCAGCATCCTTTCTAATGTTTCTGGTCGATCCGCCTGCTATTACGCTAGAGGATATGTTAAATTCTGTTATACCAGAAGAGGAGATTATACAGAGAAACATGACACAAGGTGGCGAAATAGTTGATCGTGAAATTGCCCATCAAATGTTGGAAATGTTTGAGTTAAGTCGCTTGCACAATGTTCAAATCGATGAAGGCATTGATAACTCAGATTGGGTGGATAGTGcgatattttaa